In Zingiber officinale cultivar Zhangliang chromosome 1A, Zo_v1.1, whole genome shotgun sequence, the DNA window gttagtcgtcgggtttcctggaacccctgcaaggaattgcagacatgatcagtggctcccgtatctacacaccaggtgctggtagataacaccgctaaacatgtttcaacaactagagcatgagatatacctttgttgttttgattcctacgaggacagtccgccttccaatgccctgactgcttgcagatgaagcacttgcccttcggcttcttcattccagctttaggtcctgtactctgagatttattcactttctttgctggaccaacttgtttcttcttcttcttttctttcggtttagaagtagaactattttcagcatagtgaatatgagaattgtgacgaaacaaacattctgctgcctgaagttctatcagtagttccgccaatgaatatacccttttgttcatattgtaattcaggcggaattgctgaaaacttctaggtagtgtttggaggatcatatcgatctgggtttccccatcaatttctcctccaatgatctgtatttcattcagataagtcatcatctttaggatatgatccctcacaggagtaccctcttgcatggtggctgtcattatctttctcatggattcttgtctagaagcccgatcctgatgaccaaagagttccttgagattgttcataatatcataagctgttggtaaatcttgatgctgatgttgcaatacatttgacattgaagccaaaatgtaacaccgcgtcatctcatctgcttttacccatttcctataatattcaatctcctcttgggtagattcaccagtgggtgcatcaagGCAAGgatcagtcagtacaaacttataactttcagcagtaaggacaatgtccaggttccttttccaatctatgtagttatgaccagtaagtctattctcttttagtatgatggccagtgggttgaaagtcatcctaagaatcacaaataacttttggtcaaaactctaaatttagaataatattgattcctcaaacaatactattttaaattaaccaacacctcaaaacaccgagaattttgtatgtcacgatagtgtggacgtatacaaattcaacatttgtaaaaggagggtttaacccattaattttattatcttgtcaacctaattttttgacaaataaaattaatagttggtttcctttggtcacacgaataatagcagtgactccgatggggaggatactattagacgtgcctaagtgtataccattacttgacactaagttcattaataagattgtgccccttccgatggggaatatCACactctcttaattaacttcctatagtcatccaaaatggaagtttgttctagtgatccacaaacaagctcatccgatatggaggaaggcactcagagccaacgcgcaagcttgtctgcatcacttacaaaccagtaatggagaccgtgaaatttatttaaaatccctctcccacttagttatttaaaaatgaggaattttgactatgctagcctacttaacaatgcatactaacaagcacacacagtcacaacataaaaagcaataaatagaaaaactaattttcaactattatggcttttatctattgttgtcctccgtgtgtcgccaaccctagctgctgccatctttggccaccgccaccgggtctagatgtcgcatccatcttgctccttgttccgctgcgcctctggtcctcaaaaggttccacgccttgcaagattcgatccacgacataaatagaattttacatttttcgatcctatattcctcgaaggaatgtacatgtgaactagatcgaacataaaataaaaatttacatccatcgatcctatattccataaaaggaatgtacatgtaactagatcaaaaataaaattctaataaaactaaatacagctcctgctgtattttataatacaatcacgcacacacataaatgcccttgacatgtccaagggtccaatcacacacataaaaactatgagtcataatagttggatcctgcatccacaaatttagcacatcctattattaacctgcctaaattatgtatgacatgtgcataattaaactaataccaaatacacagaggcaaaacactagctctgataccaattgttggttgctactcggaaaacctaatggttccactgtacaaaaattttgtacaaaggtctgaacttttttctagctaccatgtattcttttaaattaaacttggatcgtctgcggaacttaacacgattgatccaaagtttaatctatttgttcttttaggtttagacttggatctcctgcggaacttaacacgttcgatccaaatcacctaggttattaattccattaaatattaatttcctaaattggcttccaggactacatggcgaggcacatggccttcttggatatgggaacaaccaccaccgcctagacaaagtcttttaaggaaagctaatatttaatttccttaaataactttaggtcaaccgaaaagaacaatcaaatcacaaggaaaagaataacaaagaacacaacatcgaaaataaatttgaaatactagaatcgcatgcctcttgtatttggtatttttacatgaagatgaaactagtatgatgcggaatactagtataccttttcttttgcaagcaaaaacctctaggtcttctaccgtattcctcttctaacctcggacgttgtgtgggcaacgatcttccgagatgagaaaccaccaaagcaccttcttcttctccttgcaaggttcggccagatcaagtgcacctccaaggaagaagagaaaacaccaccaatgctccaagggatgaaaggtttctctccttcttctccaagctagaaaaccggccaccacttgatctccaagaggaagaagaggttcggccacaacaaggagaagagagagcttgaaaGGGGGCAGCCACACccaggaagaaaagagggagaagaataataaagttgtgtgccatgaaggcaccccaaccccctcttttatattccttagctttggtaaataaggaaatttaattacaataaaatttccttaaccttccttgacatgaattaattaagaaaaataaaataaaatttcccaattagatatgtcatggtcggccacatcaataagagaaaacaaggcaatttcaatcaacaattaaaattccttatttgtcttcggaaaatttttaaaaaataaaatttccctttaaaatcccttcatggctgataaaaataaatctctataattttaatttttcaacatgtgaataatttacaaaggagaaaaataaaatatctttccaatctacaaataaggaaagagatctaatctctttctttaatcttttatagatcattttaaaagagatattttaatttttaatctctctaataaattatatctttcacataagaaaattttaaaattaaaattcttttaaatttaatgggggccggccacctaagcttgggttcaagctaggatcggctacccatgaaccaaggcttggccggccctagcttgatccacaagctagcttggtcggcccctacatcatgggtatgaaggtgggtataggtgggtatagtactctataaataagaggctacgatagggaccgagaggaggaattggttttggtctcccgataaaattaagcatcccgtgttcgccccgaacacacaacttaattttatcaataataattcattccactagagaactattattgaactaccgcaccaatcccaaattacatttttgggctccttcttattatgagtgtgttagtctccctgtgtttaagataccaaatgtccactaattaagtgagttactgacaactcatttaattagtatcttagtccaagaatagtaccactcaaccttatcgtcatgtcggactaagtccacctgcagggtttaacatgacaatccttatgagctcatcttggggacattatcaacctagatcactaggacacagtttccttttataatcaacaacatacactataagtgatatcatttcccaacttatcgggcttattgatttatcgaactaaatctcacccattgataaattaaagaaataaatatcaaatatatgtgcttgttattatattaggattaagagcacacacttccataataactgaggtctttgttcctttataaagtcagtataaaagaaatgacctctaatggtcctactcaatacactctaagtgtactagtgtaattatatagttaagataaactaattcctaattacactacgactttccaatggtttgttcctttccattttggtcgtgagctattgtttataatttataaggtattgataatatcatcttctgtatgtgacaccacatactatgttatctacaatataaattaattgaacaactacaaacaaatgtagataatttgaccaaatgtgattctttattcaaaataaatgtttacaaaagcttaggctttcagtatacactctaacaacgagTCCAtagaacaatcatcaaatgattagctctagggctctaactaacattcatAATCCAGGTCTATACTCACATCTTGTTTGGAGGAGGTGTTGTTTGCTCCCGACTCTGAGGTCCTCGTCTTCTTTGCCACCACAAAGTGATCAGCGGACTGTGGAGTAAACATTGGACGGTCTTTGACAATTCTCCACACATGTTCGAGATTGAATGCAACACCATTGTTTTCGGATAGATATTTTTCATACGCAAATCTCAATATATCTTCATCACTGTGACCACTTCGATGTGAACTATAAATACTATTGTAATTTACGTTAAATCGATATACTttcttttggattgtattgtgCCAATGTGACCGTATAACATTTGCACTTCTGGTGTTTGAACCTAGGGGAAGATTCTTATTGTAGTAGCTTGCAACTCGTCCCCAAAAAGCATCCGCCTTTTGATCATTGTCAATTATTGGATCATCACTGATAGTGACAAAACTTCTCGCTAAGACCTCGTCTTCAATCTTTGTCCAACTTGAACGCTTTCTTGTACCCTCAGCATTTGAAACTGCCTTTTCTAAATTAACCACCTCAATTGGGGATTCACGGTCGGAAAGTTGAGTCTCCGGAACAAAAGTCGGAGTTACAGGTTCATTCGACATCGAAGGAGTGAAAGACATACCAGTTATGTGTGGGGTACCATATCCATGAACAACCGACGGCGTG includes these proteins:
- the LOC122039051 gene encoding glutathione S-transferase T3-like encodes the protein MSHPYFTPSVVHGYGTPHITGMSFTPSMSNEPVTPTFVPETQLSDRESPIEVVNLEKAVSNAEGTRKRSSWTKIEDEVLARSFVTISDDPIIDNDQKADAFWGRVASYYNKNLPLGSNTRSANVIRSHWHNTIQKKVYRFNVNYNSIYSSHRSGHSDEDILRFAYEKYLSENNGVAFNLEHVWRIVKDRPMFTPQSADHFVVAKKTRTSESGANNTSSKQDVSIDLDYEC